The following proteins come from a genomic window of Stegostoma tigrinum isolate sSteTig4 chromosome 30, sSteTig4.hap1, whole genome shotgun sequence:
- the sirt6 gene encoding NAD-dependent protein deacetylase sirtuin-6 isoform X2, translating into MEEQGLEPKFDTTFEEASPSKTHMALVALQRTGLVKYVVSQNVDGLHVRSGFPRDKLSELHGNMFVEECTKCGKQYVRETVVGTMGLKTTGRLCDVKKERGLRACRGKLRDTILDWEDALPERDLSLADEACRKSDLAIALGSSLQIKPSSNLPFNTKKRGGKLVIVNLQATKLDRHSDLRIFGYVDVVMSKLMKHLGIEIPKWEGPQVVETAEAIKPETGMLLPVKADLDSKPKIKVRRQSRDTEEEGTSESKSLLLDSSKPNGSFKQDCQEMDCNTFDPKRIKLEPVMV; encoded by the exons ATGGAGGAACAAGGCCTGGAACCCAAGTTTGACACCACTTTTGAGGAAGCCAGTCCCTCCAAGACCCATATGGCATTGGTTGCACTTCAGAGAACCGGTTTGGTGAAGTACGTGGTCAGTCAGAATGTGGATGGGCTTCATGTACGGTCAGGTTTTCCCAG agatAAACTGTCGGAACTCCATGGCAACATGTTTGTGGAAGAATGCACCAAATGTGGCAA GCAGTATGTTCGAGAGACAGTAGTTGGAACAATGGGATTGAAAACGACTGGCCGATTATGTGATGTTAAAAAGGAACGAGGTCTTCGAGCTTGCAG AGGAAAGTTACGCGATACAATTTTGGATTGGGAAGATGCATTACCTGAGCGGGACCTCAGTTTGGCAGATGAAGCCTGCAG AAAGTCTGATCTAGCCATTGCACTGGGCAGTTCTCTTCAGATCAAACCAAGCAGcaatctgccatttaatacaaaaAAGAGGGGAGGAAAGCTGGTTATTGTTAACCTTCAGGCCACAAAGCTG GACAGACATTCAGATCTTCGGATATTCGGTTATGTTGATGTAGTGATGAGCAAACTTATGAAGCACCTTGGCATCGAAATTCCCAAATGGGAAGGACCACAGGTGGTGGAGACAGCAGAGGCAATTAAACCAGAAACGGGGATGCTCCTTCCTGTCAAGGCTGACCTGGACAGTAAACCAAAAATCAAGGTCAGGAGACAAAGTAGAGATACTGAGGAAGAAGGGACAAGTGAATCCAAATCACTGTTGCTGGACTCTTCAAAACCCAATGGCTCCTTTAAGCAAGATTGCCAAGAGATGGACTGTAACACCTTTGATCCTAAACGCATCAAACTCGAGCCTGTTATGGTGTGA